A genome region from Sciurus carolinensis chromosome 19, mSciCar1.2, whole genome shotgun sequence includes the following:
- the LOC124971175 gene encoding vomeronasal type-1 receptor 90-like: MTKSSTLYNFIAIRNVFFSQIFIGITANVFLLLFHILKYLLQHRPKPTDLTITHLALIHLLMLLIRTFQDIDIFGVHDIWNNITCKAVVYLYRLMRGLSLSTTCMLSVLQAITLSPRSSFLTKFKLTSPQQSLYCFLILWVFDMFINVRILFSMGGPTNATSGFPFASEFCSISPTGYYFKTLFSLMGIIRDIFLIGLMALSSVYMVTILCRHKRQCQHLHSTSLSPRASPELRATRTILLLMGFFMVMYLVDCCISSSSEKMLKKDPARLGVQMLMGNGYATISALMLISTEKRIITFVQSTLGKMQKCLCSVGYILILSTNIVYF, from the coding sequence atgacaaaaagcagCACACTTTACAATTTTATTGCTAtcagaaatgtctttttttcccaaattttcatTGGGATCACAGCCAAcgtcttcctgcttctctttcacATCCTAAAATACCTTCTCCAGCACAGGCCCAAGCCCACTGATCTGACCATCACTCACCTGGCcctcattcatctgctgatgctATTAATCAGGACATTCCAGGATATAGACATTTTTGGGGTTCATGACATTTGGAATAACATCACATGTAAAGCAGTTGTCTACTTGTACAGGTTGATGAGAGGCCTATCTCTTAGCACCACCTGCATGCTGAGTGTCCTTcaggccatcaccctcagccccagaagcTCCTTTCTGACAAAGTTCAAACTGACATCTCCGCAGCAGAGTCTGTAttgctttctcattctctggGTGTTTGACATGTTCATTAATGTTCGTATTTTATTCTCCATGGGAGGCCCCACCAATGCGACATCAGGTTTTCCTTTTGCATCTGAATTCTGCTCTATTTCCCCAACAGGTTACTACTTCAAGACCTTATTTTCCCTCATGGGAATAATTCGGGATATTTTCCTTATAGGGCTCATGGCCCTTTCGAGTGTGTACATGGTGACCATCTTGTGCAGGCATAAGAGGCAGTGccagcaccttcacagcaccagCCTATCTCCAAGGGCATCCCCAGAGCTgagggccaccaggaccatcCTCCTTCTCATGGGTTTCTTCATGGTCATGTACCTCGTGGACTGCTGTATCTCTTCTTCTTCTGAAAAGATGCTGAAAAAAGATCCAGCCCGCCTTGGAGTCCAGATGCTGATGGGCAATGGCTATGCCACCATCAGTGCTTTGATGTTAATTAGCACTGAAAAGCGGATAATCACATTCGTCCAATCCACATTGGGAAAGATGCAGAAATGTTTATGCAGTGTTGGGTATATCCTTATTTTGTCAACAaacattgtttatttctga